In a genomic window of Rhodovulum sp. P5:
- a CDS encoding ABC transporter substrate-binding protein: MLKRILAALALLALALSATAPAQAQDRRPDLVVAVNNLPDSLEGIEEMGNVAVRITYSMFDSLIRRDFLADGSGTASKLVPSLAESWTRIDDRTLELKLREGVKFHDGSELTSDDVVFSFNAGRGHGYDPLIGAARRFMLTISHIEPVDKYTVRVVSKEPDVLLEQRLAGYAFWVVENKNYMTVGKDAFARNPVGTGPYKMDKWVDGEFIRLVSHDNYFGGRPTAKSVTFVEVPEVSARIAGLVSGEYDIAVNIPPDQIPVIEGYDDLKVEQIVLDNTHMLVFFNVGPTAKKEVRQALSLAIDRDLLRKALWADKNYTPNGHQLPSYVMWIEDFPGFEYNPDKARALLKEAGYNGEEIVYKLPLNYYLLSLEAAQAMQQMWKEVGLNVKLQPVENWSQVNDPNQTVHIRPWSNTHRMPDPLGSFVPQWGVDSWVQKNKEDAARSWKAPAEFNKLHEVIVASTDWDERQQAYRDALTIFMDEAPGTMLYNPLETYAMRKDIEWKPYGLYYMDLRPYNLQIGGSN, from the coding sequence ATGCTGAAACGCATTCTTGCCGCTCTTGCCCTGCTCGCCCTGGCCCTGTCGGCCACGGCCCCCGCGCAGGCGCAGGACCGCCGCCCCGACCTTGTCGTCGCCGTGAACAACCTGCCCGACAGCCTCGAAGGGATCGAGGAAATGGGCAATGTCGCCGTCCGCATCACCTATTCGATGTTCGACAGCCTGATCCGCCGGGATTTCCTGGCCGATGGATCGGGCACGGCGTCCAAGCTGGTACCCAGCCTTGCCGAAAGTTGGACCCGCATCGACGACCGCACGCTGGAGCTGAAACTGCGCGAAGGCGTGAAGTTCCACGACGGGTCGGAACTGACCTCTGACGACGTGGTGTTTTCGTTCAACGCGGGGCGCGGCCACGGCTATGACCCTCTGATCGGTGCCGCCCGCCGCTTCATGCTGACGATCAGCCATATCGAACCGGTGGACAAATACACCGTCCGCGTGGTGTCGAAAGAACCCGATGTTCTGCTGGAACAGCGTCTTGCCGGCTATGCCTTCTGGGTGGTCGAGAACAAGAACTACATGACCGTCGGCAAGGACGCGTTCGCGCGCAACCCGGTCGGCACCGGCCCCTACAAGATGGATAAATGGGTGGACGGCGAATTCATCCGCCTTGTTTCCCATGACAACTATTTCGGCGGCAGGCCCACCGCGAAATCGGTGACCTTCGTCGAGGTGCCGGAAGTGTCGGCCCGGATCGCGGGTCTTGTCTCGGGCGAATACGACATCGCCGTGAACATCCCGCCCGACCAGATCCCGGTGATCGAGGGGTATGACGACCTGAAGGTCGAGCAGATCGTTCTGGACAACACCCATATGCTGGTCTTCTTCAATGTCGGTCCGACCGCTAAGAAAGAGGTTCGCCAGGCCCTGTCGCTGGCCATCGACCGCGACCTGCTGCGCAAGGCGCTGTGGGCCGACAAGAACTATACCCCGAACGGGCACCAGCTTCCGTCCTACGTGATGTGGATCGAAGATTTCCCCGGTTTCGAATACAACCCCGACAAGGCGCGCGCGCTGCTGAAAGAGGCGGGCTATAACGGCGAGGAGATCGTCTACAAGCTGCCGCTGAACTATTACCTGCTGAGCCTTGAGGCCGCGCAGGCGATGCAGCAGATGTGGAAAGAGGTCGGCCTGAACGTCAAGCTGCAACCGGTCGAGAACTGGAGCCAGGTGAACGACCCCAACCAGACCGTGCATATCCGGCCCTGGTCCAACACCCACCGCATGCCCGACCCGCTGGGCAGCTTCGTGCCGCAATGGGGCGTCGACAGCTGGGTGCAGAAGAACAAGGAAGATGCCGCGCGGTCCTGGAAGGCCCCGGCAGAGTTCAACAAGCTGCACGAGGTGATCGTGGCCTCGACCGACTGGGACGAGCGTCAGCAGGCCTATCGCGACGCGCTGACCATCTTCATGGACGAGGCGCCGGGCACGATGCTGTACAACCCGCTGGAAACCTACGCGATGCGCAAGGACATCGAGTGGAAGCCCTACGGCCTCTACTACATGGACCTGCGCCCCTACAACCTGCAGATCGGCGGCAGCAACTGA
- a CDS encoding phosphodiesterase yields the protein MSDRLKLIVLSDLHLVPEGQLSHGLDTADRLRAGIAAINARHGDADCVVLAGDLADLGERAAYERLRDLLADLTVPSVVTIGNHDDRAAFLEVFGQDAAAATGFVDAVRDIRGQRLIVLDSEGGKDGAGRLEPIQLNWLRDRLAEAADRPVIVILHHHANPLSTAVDRIILENAKALVDVLKTHPDIRQVIAGHVHYTSTALWHGVPFTTLAGSHYNVTIPLAPGVAVHRLDGPAQMAVVLSDADQTLVHFDNYIDGHGVISVVAPKAAEKLAPVSG from the coding sequence ATGAGCGACCGGCTGAAGCTGATCGTCCTCAGCGATCTGCATCTGGTGCCCGAGGGGCAGCTTTCCCACGGGCTCGACACCGCCGACCGTTTGCGCGCCGGGATCGCCGCGATCAACGCCCGCCACGGTGATGCCGATTGCGTGGTTCTGGCCGGCGATCTGGCCGACCTGGGGGAGCGGGCGGCCTATGAGCGCTTGCGCGATCTGCTGGCCGATCTGACCGTGCCCTCTGTCGTGACCATCGGCAACCATGACGACCGCGCGGCTTTTCTGGAGGTGTTCGGCCAGGACGCGGCGGCAGCGACCGGGTTCGTCGATGCGGTTCGGGACATCAGGGGTCAACGGCTGATCGTGCTGGACAGCGAGGGTGGCAAGGACGGTGCAGGGCGGCTGGAGCCGATCCAACTGAACTGGCTGCGCGACCGTCTGGCAGAGGCCGCGGACCGGCCGGTGATCGTGATCCTGCATCACCATGCCAACCCGCTGTCGACCGCGGTGGATCGGATCATCCTTGAAAACGCCAAGGCCCTTGTCGACGTGCTGAAGACCCACCCGGATATCCGGCAGGTCATCGCGGGCCATGTGCACTATACCTCCACCGCGCTTTGGCACGGGGTGCCGTTCACGACGCTGGCAGGCAGCCACTACAATGTCACCATTCCGCTGGCGCCGGGCGTGGCGGTGCATCGTCTGGACGGGCCCGCGCAGATGGCCGTTGTGCTGTCCGATGCCGACCAGACGCTGGTTCATTTCGACAACTACATCGACGGGCACGGCGTGATCTCGGTCGTGGCGCCGAAGGCTGCCGAAAAGCTTGCGCCGGTGTCAGGTTAG
- a CDS encoding ABC transporter ATP-binding protein — protein MLLSVDTISVRIDRPGLQPVFPVRGVSLAVEAGRTLALVGESGCGKSMTCLAIAGLLPKRGHVAEGAIRLDGRNLCEMSVPEARALRRRAMASVFQDATGGLNPVRTIGWQVAEAVRLRKGATRADARKEAIRLLGRVGLPDPERRAREYPHQFSGGMNQRAMIALAIAGSPRVLIADEATTALDVTLQAQILDLIADLRDSLGMGVLFVTHDLGLVAQRADHVAVMYAGRLVEAADVTTLFARPRHPYTAGLLAALPDAQGARSRLASIEGTVPPIDTLPPGCAFAPRCPRASAFCTQYDPDPVAGLACHHPALQGSPQPHRETVPS, from the coding sequence ATGCTTTTGTCCGTCGACACCATTTCCGTTCGGATCGACCGGCCCGGCCTTCAGCCGGTGTTTCCCGTGCGCGGCGTATCGCTGGCGGTGGAGGCGGGGCGCACGCTCGCACTCGTCGGTGAATCCGGCTGCGGAAAATCGATGACCTGTCTGGCCATCGCGGGACTGCTTCCCAAACGCGGCCATGTGGCCGAAGGCGCGATCCGGCTGGATGGCCGCAACCTGTGCGAGATGTCGGTGCCAGAGGCCCGCGCCCTGCGCCGCCGCGCCATGGCCAGCGTATTTCAGGATGCCACCGGCGGTCTCAACCCGGTGCGCACCATCGGCTGGCAGGTGGCCGAGGCCGTGCGCCTGCGCAAGGGTGCCACCCGGGCCGACGCGCGGAAAGAGGCGATCCGCCTGCTGGGCCGCGTGGGTCTGCCCGATCCCGAACGCCGCGCCCGCGAATACCCCCACCAGTTTTCCGGCGGCATGAACCAGCGCGCGATGATCGCGCTTGCCATCGCGGGCAGCCCGCGAGTTCTGATCGCCGATGAGGCAACGACAGCACTGGACGTGACGCTTCAGGCCCAGATCCTCGACCTGATCGCCGATCTGCGCGATAGCCTCGGGATGGGCGTCTTGTTCGTGACCCATGATCTGGGCCTTGTCGCCCAACGCGCCGACCATGTCGCGGTGATGTATGCTGGCCGGCTGGTGGAGGCCGCCGATGTAACCACGCTGTTCGCCCGACCACGCCATCCCTATACCGCGGGGCTCTTGGCGGCCCTGCCCGATGCGCAGGGCGCGCGCTCGCGGCTCGCCTCGATCGAGGGGACGGTACCGCCGATCGACACCCTGCCGCCCGGCTGCGCCTTTGCCCCCCGTTGCCCCCGCGCGTCGGCTTTCTGCACGCAATACGACCCCGACCCGGTTGCCGGGCTCGCCTGTCACCACCCCGCTCTGCAGGGCAGTCCCCAGCCCCATCGTGAAACGGTGCCATCATGA
- a CDS encoding DUF1868 domain-containing protein — protein sequence MTNAPDMALGRDAALTYLTGGMAEGAVRPRHLGEKFTPDGAPLPFPGNTTLCHLDPQSAAHAAVTHAQAQLRSGPLADSFAFLPPASFHMTVFEGVNDAHRVPERWPADLSLGTPLGDVTQHFETALAACDLPQRFTISPLELFAGFAISVTGATAPDLRTMRAARDRMSAALHLRRPDHDRYRFHITLAYPLRWFNADEASAIVDLCEEIFAGLAPAMGTVPLGPIAFCQFETMHRFDPLRLLT from the coding sequence ATGACCAATGCGCCCGACATGGCCCTGGGCCGCGACGCTGCCCTGACCTACCTGACCGGCGGCATGGCCGAGGGGGCCGTCCGCCCGCGCCATCTGGGTGAGAAGTTCACCCCCGACGGCGCGCCCCTGCCCTTTCCCGGCAACACGACGCTCTGCCACCTCGACCCGCAGAGCGCCGCCCATGCCGCCGTTACGCATGCACAGGCGCAACTGCGGTCCGGGCCGCTGGCGGACAGCTTTGCCTTCCTGCCACCAGCCAGCTTTCACATGACGGTTTTCGAGGGCGTGAATGACGCCCACCGGGTGCCGGAACGCTGGCCCGCGGACCTGTCACTCGGCACCCCGCTTGGGGATGTGACGCAGCACTTTGAAACCGCCCTTGCCGCCTGCGACCTGCCGCAGCGCTTCACGATCAGCCCGTTGGAGCTTTTCGCGGGCTTCGCCATCAGCGTGACCGGTGCGACCGCGCCGGACCTGCGGACCATGCGCGCGGCCCGCGACCGGATGAGCGCCGCGCTGCATCTGCGCCGCCCGGATCACGACCGGTACCGCTTTCACATTACACTCGCCTATCCCCTGCGCTGGTTCAATGCCGACGAGGCCAGCGCCATCGTGGATCTATGCGAGGAGATCTTCGCGGGCCTCGCCCCCGCGATGGGCACCGTCCCCCTTGGCCCCATCGCGTTCTGCCAGTTCGAAACCATGCACCGGTTCGACCCGCTCCGGCTGCTAACCTGA
- a CDS encoding sugar phosphate isomerase/epimerase produces MTLPVIGACLGVPDLPPYLNWLKEKDRDLELQTFHKPEVLSGDWQPLAEEAVRLLDGHAGRRGIHGPFWGFVVSSPDPEIRAVVARRMDQGLDICAAVGATQMVVHSPIRAWDNQNFGDKPDAFDDMVERTHQTLGAAVARAADQGVVLVVENIEDIDPEHRKTLVESFGSDAIALSIDTGHAHYSHVTNGAPPVDYYVTSAGDRLHHVHLQDADGHADRHWAPGEGTILWTSVFRALGTLSSNPRLVLELRDKARIPAAMAYLAAEGLGQ; encoded by the coding sequence ATGACCCTGCCCGTGATCGGTGCCTGCCTCGGCGTGCCGGACCTGCCCCCCTATCTGAACTGGCTGAAGGAGAAGGACCGCGATCTGGAATTGCAGACCTTCCACAAGCCGGAGGTTTTGTCGGGCGACTGGCAGCCCCTGGCCGAAGAGGCCGTGCGCCTTCTGGACGGCCATGCCGGGCGGCGGGGCATCCACGGGCCGTTCTGGGGCTTCGTCGTCTCCAGCCCCGACCCCGAGATTCGCGCGGTCGTCGCCAGGCGGATGGATCAGGGGCTGGATATCTGCGCGGCGGTGGGCGCGACGCAGATGGTCGTCCACTCCCCGATCCGGGCATGGGACAACCAGAATTTCGGCGACAAGCCAGATGCGTTTGACGACATGGTGGAGCGTACCCACCAGACGCTGGGCGCCGCCGTGGCCCGCGCCGCCGATCAGGGCGTGGTTCTGGTGGTGGAGAATATCGAGGATATCGATCCAGAGCACCGCAAGACGCTGGTCGAAAGCTTCGGCTCTGACGCGATCGCGCTGTCGATCGACACGGGGCATGCGCATTATTCCCACGTCACCAACGGTGCCCCGCCGGTGGATTACTACGTGACCTCCGCCGGCGACCGCCTGCACCATGTCCATTTGCAGGATGCGGACGGCCATGCCGACCGGCACTGGGCACCGGGCGAGGGCACCATCCTGTGGACATCGGTGTTCCGCGCGCTGGGCACGCTGTCCAGCAATCCGCGGCTGGTACTGGAGTTGCGCGACAAGGCTCGCATCCCCGCGGCCATGGCCTATCTGGCGGCGGAAGGTCTGGGCCAATGA
- a CDS encoding ABC transporter ATP-binding protein, with product MTAQLQAHGLTKSYAIGRPGLFRPARRFQAVNGVDVTLARGETLGIVGESGCGKSTLARLLVGLSPADTGSVQIGDTDVLHMDDAHWRAMRRRIQIVYQDAAGALDPRMTVRAQVEEPLRIHKLPLKAADEALAAVGLVPAMGARYPHELSGGQLQRVVIARALTLDPEILVLDEPVSALDVSIQAQIVNLLQDLQRDRRLSYLFVSHDLGIVRHISDRIAVMYLGRIVEEAEKTAFYAHALHPYSRALLAAVPVADPTRRDAAPRIGDPPNPANPPSGCGFHPRCPFAVPRCAAEVPPLRDIGGRRAACHRIEEIA from the coding sequence ATGACCGCGCAACTACAGGCGCATGGGCTGACCAAGTCCTATGCCATCGGGCGGCCGGGGCTGTTTCGCCCGGCCCGCCGCTTTCAGGCGGTGAACGGGGTCGACGTGACGCTTGCCCGGGGCGAAACCCTTGGCATCGTCGGCGAAAGCGGCTGCGGCAAGTCCACGCTGGCGCGCCTGCTGGTCGGGCTCAGCCCCGCCGATACCGGATCGGTGCAGATCGGCGATACCGACGTGCTGCACATGGACGATGCCCACTGGCGCGCGATGCGCCGGCGGATCCAGATCGTCTATCAGGATGCCGCGGGTGCGCTGGACCCCCGGATGACCGTCCGCGCGCAGGTGGAGGAGCCCTTGCGCATTCATAAGCTGCCGCTGAAGGCCGCCGACGAAGCGCTGGCTGCGGTGGGCCTTGTTCCGGCGATGGGCGCGCGCTATCCGCACGAACTGTCCGGCGGGCAGTTGCAGCGCGTGGTGATCGCGCGGGCCCTGACCCTTGACCCCGAGATCCTGGTGCTGGACGAACCGGTCTCGGCGCTCGACGTCTCGATCCAGGCGCAGATCGTGAACCTGTTGCAGGATCTTCAGCGCGACCGGCGCCTGTCCTATCTCTTCGTCAGCCACGATCTGGGCATCGTGCGCCATATCTCGGACCGGATCGCGGTGATGTATCTGGGCCGGATCGTGGAAGAGGCGGAGAAGACCGCCTTTTATGCCCATGCCCTGCACCCCTATTCCCGCGCGCTGCTGGCCGCGGTGCCGGTGGCCGACCCCACCCGCCGCGATGCCGCGCCCCGGATCGGCGACCCGCCCAACCCGGCCAATCCGCCGTCGGGCTGCGGCTTTCATCCGCGCTGCCCCTTTGCCGTGCCACGCTGCGCGGCCGAGGTGCCGCCCCTGCGCGATATCGGCGGACGCCGCGCCGCCTGTCACCGGATCGAGGAGATCGCCTGA